In the Brevundimonas mediterranea genome, GACTGGAAGACTGACATGACCGACACGACCGCTTCTCCCGAACCGAAGAAGAACCGCCAGTGGATCCGCCAGCTCGTCGATTTCGGCGCCCTGGCCGCCTTCATGATCAGCTATTTCGTCAGCCGGGACATGATCCTGGCGACCTGGGTCCTGGTCGGCGCCTCGGGCCTGGCCCTGATCATCGGCTATGCGGTGGAGCGGCGCTTCGCCCCCCTGCCGCTGATCACCGGCCTGTTCGCCCTGGTGTTCGGCCTGCTGACCGTCCTCACCCATGACGACCTCTATGTGAAGCTGAAGCTGACGGTGCAGAACGGCCTGCTGGCGGTGATCCTGCTGGGGTCGATCCCGCTGAAGAAATATCCGTTCAAGGCCCTGCTGGGCTCGGCCATCAAGGTCAATGACGCCGCCTGGCGCACCCTGACCCTGCGCTACGGCCTGTATTTCCTGGCGGTGGCGATCCTGAACGAGATTTTCCGCAGCCCCGCCGCCGTGACCGCCCTCTGGCACGCCCTGGGCCGCGACACCCCAAATCCGAACGACGTCTGGACCAGTTTCCGCGGCGTCCTGTGGATCGCCGCCTCGATCTTCGGCCTGTCCCAGGTGCCGCTGATCATGAAGAACATGACCAAGGACGAGGAGCCCGGTCCCATTTCTCCCGACACGGGAATGTAGCGCGCGCACCTGACGGAACCACGGGAGCCTACAGACAGAATGTCGCGGAAGTGACATACGTGTCGCGTCAAATCGTAAAGCGCGGCTGGTACGCATGCGGACGAAAGACACTCGGGGGACGGTCGATATGGTCAAGTCTGGCAAGTCGTTACGCAAGGTCGGGCCTCTGGCCACCTCGCCCAGTCACCTGATGCACCGGGCCCTGCAACTGGCCCTGGACATCTATTCCGAGGAAATGGGCGCCGACGGCCTGACCCAGCGACAGTTCGCCGTGCTTGAGGCCGCCTCGCTGAAGGCCGGTCTGACCCAGACCGAACTGGTGCGGATGACCGGCATCGACCGCTCGACCCTGGCCGACCTGGTCACCCGCATGACCGCCAAGGGCCTGCTGGAGCGCGAACGCTCGACCCTGGACGCCCGCGCCAAGGCGGTCCGTCTGTCCACGGAGGGCGCCGCCCGGCTTGAGGCCGCCCGCCCGCTGGTCGAGGCCGCCGACAAGCGGATCATGGCCCTGCTGCCCAAGGGCCAGCGCGAGACCTTCCTGGCCCAGCTGGCTGAACTGGCCGCCGCCGCCGACGCCGCCCCCGACGCCGCCAAGGCCGAGGCCAAGGCCGCCAAGAAGGCGCTGAAGATGGCCGAGAAGGAAGCCAAGAAGGCCGAAAAGGCCGCCAAGAAGGCGGTCCGCCCGGCCAAGACCTCCAAGCTCAAGAAGCCCAAGCTGAAGGTGGTCGAGGTCGCCTGACTTCCCCGCCCCACGGGGTGGGCAGGACACGGCTTGCGGCGCAAATCCGGGGCTGCGAAAATGGCGCATGGCTGAGGATGCAGACCTGCCCGGCGGCGTCGTCCACCCCCTGCCCGCCGATCTGCGGGCGGCGCTGAGCCGCGACGCCGCAGCCCTGGCGACCTGGACGGCGATCACCCCCCTGGCCCGCAACGAATGGATCTGCTGGGTCGAGTCGGCTAAGAAGGCCGAGACCCGGCTCAAGCGGATCGACTGGGGTCGCGAGAACCTGAGCGACGGCAAACGCCGCCCCTGCTGCTGGCCGGGATGCCCGCATCGCGACAAGGGGACCGGAGCAGCTTAGGCGGTCCTCGTGTCAGGGGCCGTTTCAAACCGCAAGATCGGTCGAGCGCGCGACGGCGTCCGGCGCCAAGGTGGCCTCATCACGACGGATGAGGATGATGACGACGGCGCTGGACCACGATCATGCCCGGATGCTGAGTTCCTGGGGGAGCCGGAGAGGGGGCGGCGGCGGAGTTGTTTTTGCCGCTGAGGTGAGGGGGATTTCGGGCGTGCAGCGTTGGCCACTAGCTCGGCTTGTGCGCAATGCGCCGACGCCTGAAGGCGTCGGCGCTAAGCTTCACAGTTTGATTCCGGCCGCGTCGAGAGCGCCGTCGATGCGAGCATCGACCTCCTGCTTGGTGGCGGCCCACGCGGGCGCCGTCTTCAACAGTCGCTGCTGCCAAGCGACCAAGTTAGGGAATTCGTTGAGCGGGATTTTGGTCCGCTCATTCTGCGAGAAAGGTCCTGCGATATCGAGGTCGGCCAGCGTCAGCCGATCGCCGACGATGAACTGTCGATCCGCGAGATGGGCGTCCAGCACCGCTGCCGCAGCGCGGATTTTGGCGAACGCCAACTGCACGATGGTCTCGTCCGCAGGCAGGCCCACGAAACGCTTGGCGAGCACCTCGTCGAAGGTGAGCGTCGCGAAGACCCGCCACTGTTCGCCCGACCAAAACATCCACTGAAGGATCTCGTACCGTTCGCGCGTCGTGGCGCCGGCGAGGTCGCTGCCCGCCTTCTCCGCGAGATAAAGATTGATCGCCGAAGACTCGTAGAGAACGAAGTCGCCATCCACCATCACAGGCGAAAGGCCGTGCGGATTGAGCTCTAGGAACTCCGGCGTGTGGCTCTCGCCCTTGAAGAGGTCGATGTTCACGCGTTCGATCGGCACGCCCATCGCGGCTGATGCTGACGTGACGCGACGCAGGCTTCCCGAGCCTGGGTCGCCATAAATCTTGATCGACATTGGAACTCGCTCCGTATTTTTAGGTATCGATTGAGTTCGGCAATAACCTACCGAAGATCAAACGATGAGACGGCGTGATCGCCGTGAGAGAGGAATTAGGCTATCCGCCAGAGGCCGTGTATCAGTCGAATTCGAACAGGTTATATTCGGATTTCGAATGAGTGACCGTTGGCAGGAGATGGCCGTTTTCGTCCGCGTGGCCGAGGGCGGCGGCCTTTCGCGGGCGGCCCGCGAGCTGAACCTATCGCAGCCCTCGGTATCGCGCATCATCGGCGCGCTGGAGGCGCGTCTGGGCACGACGCTGTTGTTGCGCACTACCCGCAGCATCTCCCTGACGGAAGCCGGGTCTCTGTACCTGGAGCGTGCAAGACATCTGCTCGCGGAGATGGAGGAGGCCGAGCAGGCGACCCGAGGGCTTGACTCGCTGCACGGCGTGCTCCGCCTCGCCATGCCGGTGCTCTATGGCGCGCGCGCGGTCATTCCGGCGCTGGCGACGTTCCTGCCGCTGCATCCGGATCTCCGAGTCGAAATTGTCATGAGCGACGCGCGCCAGAACCTCGTCACGGAGGGGGTCGACGTGGCCATACGCCTAGGAGTCGGGCCGCTCGACGACTCCACCTTCGGCGCTCGCAGAATCGCGCGGGTCGAACGGCTGGTGGTCGCCGCGCCCGCCTATCTCTCTTCACGTGGCGAGCCTGCAAGTCCCGCTGAACTCGCCGGGCACGATTGCATTGTCCAGCACGGATTGTTCGGCCGCGAGAGCTGGCGCTTCACGCACAATCACACCGCTACGTCAGTCGATGTCTCGGCGAAACTCTGGATCAACTCGGCGCCAGGGGTCCTTGCAGCCGCAGTCGCAGGGCTCGGCGTCGCGCTGGCCACCCGCGTCATGGCAGGAGAAGAACTGCGCAGCGGCCAGCTTGTACAATTGCTCGATCGCTATCGTCTCGAACCCGCCGAGGTTTACGCTGTTTTTCCGGCGGGGCCGCGGCCGTCAGCGAAAGTACGGGCCATCGTGGATCACCTAGCAGCATCGCTTGATGCGTCCGGCTAGCCCTTTTGCTCGCCGCGCTAGTCCGAATATCCGCATCCCAGGTCAAGCCCGAAGATGACGGGGGGTGAGCGGTTGCCCCTACGACTTCCTCAACCGCTTGGCGTTGGCGACGGCGGTCTTGTGGATGGGGGTCAGGGCGTCGGTCTGGGCCTGGGTCAGTTCGGCGTTCAGGGTCAGGGCCTGGCCGGCGGCGCGGCTCCACCAGCCCAGGGCGTAACGGAACTGGGCCTGGGCGGCTTCGGCCGGGGTCCGGGCGCCGGCGATTTCAGTCGCCGCCTGCAGGGCGCGTGCGCCTTCGTCCAGGGCGGCCTGGCCCAGGCGTTTGCCGACGGTCCCGGCGCTGGCGGCGAGCGCGGCGGCGGAGGCGG is a window encoding:
- a CDS encoding inner membrane-spanning protein YciB yields the protein MTDTTASPEPKKNRQWIRQLVDFGALAAFMISYFVSRDMILATWVLVGASGLALIIGYAVERRFAPLPLITGLFALVFGLLTVLTHDDLYVKLKLTVQNGLLAVILLGSIPLKKYPFKALLGSAIKVNDAAWRTLTLRYGLYFLAVAILNEIFRSPAAVTALWHALGRDTPNPNDVWTSFRGVLWIAASIFGLSQVPLIMKNMTKDEEPGPISPDTGM
- a CDS encoding MarR family winged helix-turn-helix transcriptional regulator, with amino-acid sequence MVKSGKSLRKVGPLATSPSHLMHRALQLALDIYSEEMGADGLTQRQFAVLEAASLKAGLTQTELVRMTGIDRSTLADLVTRMTAKGLLERERSTLDARAKAVRLSTEGAARLEAARPLVEAADKRIMALLPKGQRETFLAQLAELAAAADAAPDAAKAEAKAAKKALKMAEKEAKKAEKAAKKAVRPAKTSKLKKPKLKVVEVA
- a CDS encoding YdeI/OmpD-associated family protein yields the protein MAEDADLPGGVVHPLPADLRAALSRDAAALATWTAITPLARNEWICWVESAKKAETRLKRIDWGRENLSDGKRRPCCWPGCPHRDKGTGAA
- a CDS encoding glutathione S-transferase family protein, which codes for MSIKIYGDPGSGSLRRVTSASAAMGVPIERVNIDLFKGESHTPEFLELNPHGLSPVMVDGDFVLYESSAINLYLAEKAGSDLAGATTRERYEILQWMFWSGEQWRVFATLTFDEVLAKRFVGLPADETIVQLAFAKIRAAAAVLDAHLADRQFIVGDRLTLADLDIAGPFSQNERTKIPLNEFPNLVAWQQRLLKTAPAWAATKQEVDARIDGALDAAGIKL
- a CDS encoding LysR family transcriptional regulator codes for the protein MSDRWQEMAVFVRVAEGGGLSRAARELNLSQPSVSRIIGALEARLGTTLLLRTTRSISLTEAGSLYLERARHLLAEMEEAEQATRGLDSLHGVLRLAMPVLYGARAVIPALATFLPLHPDLRVEIVMSDARQNLVTEGVDVAIRLGVGPLDDSTFGARRIARVERLVVAAPAYLSSRGEPASPAELAGHDCIVQHGLFGRESWRFTHNHTATSVDVSAKLWINSAPGVLAAAVAGLGVALATRVMAGEELRSGQLVQLLDRYRLEPAEVYAVFPAGPRPSAKVRAIVDHLAASLDASG